In Canis lupus dingo isolate Sandy chromosome 1, ASM325472v2, whole genome shotgun sequence, a single genomic region encodes these proteins:
- the MC5R gene encoding melanocortin receptor 5: MNSSFHLLFLDLNSNATEGNFSGPNVKNKSSPCEEMGIAVEVFLTLGLISLLENILVIGAIVKNKNLHSPMYFFVCSLAVADMLVSMSNTWETITIYLIHNKHVVIADAFVRHIDNVFDSMICISVVASMCSLLAIAVDRYVTIFYALRYHHIMTVRRSRVIITCIWTFCTGCGIVFIVYYESTYVIVCLISMFFTMLFLMVSLYIHMFLLARTHVKRIAALRGCSSVRQTASMRGAVTLTMLLGIFIVCWAPFFLHLILMISCPQNFYCSCFMSYFNMYLILIMCNSVIDPLIYAFRSQEMRKSFKEIICCHAFRIPRRFLSRY; encoded by the coding sequence ATGAATTCCTCATTTCACTTGCTTTTCTTGGATCTCAACTCGAATGCCACAGAGGGCAACTTTTCAGGACCAAATGTCAAGAACAAGTCTTCGCCGTGTGAAGAGATGGGCATTGCTGTGGAGGTGTTTCTGACTCTAGGTCTCATCAGCCTCTTGGAGAACATCCTGGTCATAGGAGCCATAGTGAAGAACAAGAACCTGCACTCCCCCATGTATTTCTTTGTGTGCAGCTTAGCGGTAGCTGACATGCTAGTGAGCATGTCTAACACCTGGGAGACCATCACCATATACTTAATACATAATAAGCACGTGGTGATAGCAGATGCTTTTGTGCGTCACATTGACAACGTGTTCGACTCCATGATCTGCATTTCCGTGGTGGCTTCCATGTGCAGCTTGCTGGCCATCGCGGTGGACAGGTACGTCACCATCTTCTACGCCCTGCGCTACCACCACATCATGACCGTGAGGCGTTCCAGAGTGATTATCACGTGTATCTGGACCTTTTGCACAGGCTGCGGCATCGTTTTCATCGTCTACTACGAGTCCACGTATGTCATCGTTTGCCTCATCTCCATGTTCTTCACCATGCTCTTCCTCATGGTGTCCCTGTACATACACATGTTCCTCCTGGCGCGGACTCACGTCAAGCGGATAGCAGCTCTGCGTGGCTGCAGCTCTGTGAGGCAGACGGCCAGCATGAGAGGGGCCGTCACCCTGACCATGTTGCTGGGCATCTTCATCGTGTGCTGGGCTCCGTTCTTCCTCCATCTCATCTTGATGATTTCCTGCCCCCAGAACTTCTACTGTTCTTGCTTTATGTCTTACTTTAATATGTACCTCATACTCATCATGTGTAATTCTGTCATCGACCCTCTGATATATGCCTTCCGCAGCCAGGAGATGAGGAAGTCCTTCAAAGAGATCATTTGTTGCCACGCTTTCCGAATACCCCGTAGGTTCCTTAGCAGGTATTAA